The DNA sequence TGGATAGACTTGGCTCATGCTGGCCCAGTAGAGACCGGGTAGTGGCGTGGCAATTGGCGGGATGTTGCGACTATGATTGATTGGCACGATTGGTTGGGCGTACGTTTCGCGGTGTAGCCAGTAGGCACGCACCCACTCGCGCTGGAAGGCGGGATTGATCTGGCGTAGTGCCGGCAGAAAGCGTTCGAGCAACTCATCCGGCGCTAGCCGAAAATACTCGTGATCGGGATCGAGGTAGTCGCCGCAGTAGATCAGGTGATCGCCGCCGTAATGCTCTGGTTCGATGAAGTTGGTGTGCTCGACCAGCGCCAGAAATGGGAATTCGTCTTTGGGCAGGTTAAGCCAATAGATGCCATTGGTGAGCGGGCGGCGCAGCGCGATTGTCATCACCACCGCCCCCATCGAGCGCAACTGGCGTAGTTGGCCAAGGTAATCAGCGGGCAGATGAGGAACCAACCGTGCCAACAGCCCCGGCGCACCGGTGACAAGCAATGCGTCATAATCGGCGGGTGGCTGATCGCCGGCCAAC is a window from the Chloroflexaceae bacterium genome containing:
- a CDS encoding FAD-dependent oxidoreductase gives rise to the protein VNMAWLWARLRARSFKLGYFQGGFQAFADGLCAACIQRGVQVWRQTPVKAVRQTAAGWHVLAGDQPPADYDALLVTGAPGLLARLVPHLPADYLGQLRQLRSMGAVVMTIALRRPLTNGIYWLNLPKDEFPFLALVEHTNFIEPEHYGGDHLIYCGDYLDPDHEYFRLAPDELLERFLPALRQINPAFQREWVRAYWLHRETYAQPIVPINHSRNIPPIATPLPGLYWASMSQVYP